The following is a genomic window from uncultured Draconibacterium sp..
CACAATATTCTGAAAAAAAACGGTCTGGTGCAACCTCAAAAAAGGTTAAGGAGGATAAAGCCTACCTACCCTATTTTTGATCCACAACAGTGTAATGAGGTATGGAGTGCCGACTATAAAGGAAAGTTTAAAATGGGCAATAAAATATATTGTCACCCATTGACCATTGCAGACTCAAGAAGTCGTTTCCTGTTCACGGCCAAAGCTCATTTACATGAAGACTTGAAATCCGTAAAGAAAGAGTTTACAAGGGTTTTCAGGATGTTTGGACTTCCCAAACAAGTCCATACTGACAATGGATCTCCATTTGCTGCTGCAACCTCAATACAGCGTTTCTCGAGGTTGTCATATTGGTTTATTGAACTGGGGATTTTTCCCGTATTCTCGGATCCATCGCATCCCGAACAGAACGGAAGACATGAACGAATGCACCGCGATCTAAAGGCATCTTGCGCTATGCCATCAGCATTTGATTTAAAGACACAACAACGCACATTAAATGCTTTTGTGAAGGAGTATAATAACGTCAGACCACATGAAGCATTAGACATGATGACACCGGCTGATGTGCATATACGATCAAACAAACCATTCCCCGAGAGAATTAAAGAGTGGACCTATTCTCCGGGCATGAAAGTGATGTATGTAACCAAAAGTGGAGCAATAAGATGGAAGTCGTATTACTGGGTGTATTTATCCCATGCTCTAACTGGAAAATACGTCGCTGCTATAGAAATCGGAAATGATGTTTGGAAGGTATTTTTCAGAAATGTACTTTTAGGATACTTTAATCAAAATGATTTAACTTATAAAGAATCAACTACAAGGTTAAGTCCGAAAATAGTGTAAAGGATGTGACTTTAACTTTGTAAACTATGTGCCTTAACGAACATTTTAAAACACAATCCACGACAGTAAATGATTGAAAAACTAAAACAAAAATATAACAAAGCCATTCGGACTTCTCTTTTAGCTCAAGACAAGCTGACGAAAAAATGGTATCATTTATTTTCTGTAATTGAATTGCAAACTGACGATGAATATTCTTACAATATTCCAAACAACAAATGGGAAAAAGGTTGTGTTAGAACTAAACAATCCAAATTAGACGAATATTCATTTTATCTTTCCATTGACGAAATAGCTTCTGTTGACAATGCTTTAAAAGCGTTTGACAAACCATTTGAAAACTTTGTCATTGACGGACAAGAAATATCTTTCGTTAATTCATCTTTTGTAAAAGAACCATCAGGAAATTATCCTTTAGTTTTCGCTTCTAACTTCTACACAGACAAAGGTGTTGCTTCAATCCTTCCAAAAAGAAAATCAGGTTTATTGGTTTGGTGTCAAATTGACAATGAACGAAAAACCGACAATAAATTTATTTCTGCAAGTGTAACAAAGGAAATGTCAGCAATGCAAGAATTAACTATAGAGTGGTTAGGTTTTGACATTTTACAAAAAAGAGAACATATTGGGAACATTTATCTGTCTGCACCAAATCCATATTTTAGAGAAGTAGAAATGTCTCTTTCTACTGACCCAAGGGGTGTGTTTTACAAAATACTAACGCGTAAAAATAATTTTGAACCACTAAAATTCAGAATTATAGATAAACATGGAGATGCAATAGCATTAGACAAAACATTTGAAATAACGAAGCAAGCAGACCTTATAGAACTTCCTCATGAACCACATCTATTTGAATTAAAAATCTACAATCAAGATGACGACTTGATTGCTATTCACGAGCCTGCAACTTTTCTACGAAGTATTCAATTTGGAATGTCTATAAAACAAGCAGATTTTCACGTCACAGTAGAATCCGATAATGGCAATAAAGAATTTGTCGTAGAGAAGTTTTCTAAAGAAAGACCTTCTGTTGTAGGTAAAACAAAGGACTTTAATCCTGAGTATTACTTCAAAAATGCAGACAAAGAAAGACAACACATAGAACTTGTCGAACGCAAAGAATTTATTTTTTATTCGGGAGCAAAAGATGAAGCTGAAAAAACAAAACTGAAAGAAAATGCAAAATCTATAATTAGAGAAATCATAAACAATGCTAAAGATACTTGCTATTTATGTGACCCATATTTTAGCAGTATGGACATTGTTGAATTTGCATTTCAAATTAAAAATTCTGGTGTTAAAATAAATATTCTTAATAGTAAAGAAGCTGTTTCAAAAGAAGAAGCCCAAAAAATAGAAACCGTAATAAATGAATACAACAGCAAACCATTTGGTAAAATTGAAGTTCGCATTCTTAGAGGCAATAGCATTCTTCATGACAGATTTATTGTTACCGATAAAAATGTTTGGTTCATAGGAAGTTCATTCAATGAATTTGGAAATAGAGCAACGTGCATTGCTAAAGTTCCTGACTCTTCGGGCAAACTCATCATCAAAGAGATTGAAAAATGGTATAGTTCAGATGAGTTTTCTGAAAATATTATAGACTTTGCTAAAGAGACAGAGAATGGCTAATATTTTTTTGACAAATTCTGAAAATACGGCACTTAGAATGCACGAATGTGGACAAGACGAATATTGGTTTTACCACAAAGGTTCTTATCCTAATGATAATCCTCTTTTGTATCAGGAATTAGTTAATTCCGCAAACAATGAAATAATTATTTGGGATCCTTATTTTAATGTATATCCCCGAAATGCAGACCAAAATATCTTTACGAATATCAGAAACGACATTACTATAAAAATATTAGTTTACACATCGTTACAAAACAAGAGAAACTATCTTAATGATGTTAAGGATGCTCTAAAAGCCGTTATTCCTTCAAACAAGGATTGTAGGTTTGGAATGCGATTGATAAACAACGATGATAAACATAATCAAGGAAGTCGTTTTTTTCATGATAGATTTCTAATAATTGATGAAACAAATGTTTTTCTTGTAGGAAGTTCTGTTGGATACCATATTCAACCAGAGCTATCAACAGGAATCTTTAAAGTGTCAAATAATGAGACAAAAGACTTCATTAAATCAATTTTCAAACACTATTGGGATAATTCAACACAACATCAAATTCCATTAGCTTATTTACATTAGCAATGAATAAAGACAT
Proteins encoded in this region:
- a CDS encoding VPA1262 family N-terminal domain-containing protein, whose translation is MIEKLKQKYNKAIRTSLLAQDKLTKKWYHLFSVIELQTDDEYSYNIPNNKWEKGCVRTKQSKLDEYSFYLSIDEIASVDNALKAFDKPFENFVIDGQEISFVNSSFVKEPSGNYPLVFASNFYTDKGVASILPKRKSGLLVWCQIDNERKTDNKFISASVTKEMSAMQELTIEWLGFDILQKREHIGNIYLSAPNPYFREVEMSLSTDPRGVFYKILTRKNNFEPLKFRIIDKHGDAIALDKTFEITKQADLIELPHEPHLFELKIYNQDDDLIAIHEPATFLRSIQFGMSIKQADFHVTVESDNGNKEFVVEKFSKERPSVVGKTKDFNPEYYFKNADKERQHIELVERKEFIFYSGAKDEAEKTKLKENAKSIIREIINNAKDTCYLCDPYFSSMDIVEFAFQIKNSGVKINILNSKEAVSKEEAQKIETVINEYNSKPFGKIEVRILRGNSILHDRFIVTDKNVWFIGSSFNEFGNRATCIAKVPDSSGKLIIKEIEKWYSSDEFSENIIDFAKETENG
- a CDS encoding IS481 family transposase, yielding MPWKETTTMEQKIEFICEWNSQKYSISELCRAFEISRPTAYRLINKYEKFGLEGLLDDSKAPIHHPNQTDPKVVDKVLKLKERHKTWGAKKLRVLLFNDFTENQIPSVVTVHNILKKNGLVQPQKRLRRIKPTYPIFDPQQCNEVWSADYKGKFKMGNKIYCHPLTIADSRSRFLFTAKAHLHEDLKSVKKEFTRVFRMFGLPKQVHTDNGSPFAAATSIQRFSRLSYWFIELGIFPVFSDPSHPEQNGRHERMHRDLKASCAMPSAFDLKTQQRTLNAFVKEYNNVRPHEALDMMTPADVHIRSNKPFPERIKEWTYSPGMKVMYVTKSGAIRWKSYYWVYLSHALTGKYVAAIEIGNDVWKVFFRNVLLGYFNQNDLTYKESTTRLSPKIV